A window of the Podospora bellae-mahoneyi strain CBS 112042 chromosome 6, whole genome shotgun sequence genome harbors these coding sequences:
- a CDS encoding hypothetical protein (CAZy:CE15; EggNog:ENOG503NXFY; COG:O), whose product MHRFGAASVFLAGLAAGQSCGTLPATISFSGNAIKLPDPFTFLNGSKVTTEAEWRCRREEISAIIQRYELGPMPAAPEVKASVSGTRLSITVTANGKTLTMTPTIRLPSSGQGPFPALIALGGASIPVPASVALITYNNEEIAATDPRGKGKYFDLYGTSSTTGGLVAWAWGASRIVDALEQLGPETTKIDAKRVAITGCSRNGKGAMVAGAFDNRIRLTIPQEGGSGAMGCWRIVGEMKRNGTKTEDAAQIVNGDQWFATEFSKYVKALDKLPHDHHMLAAMIAPRPFLVIENSGIDYLGPISSYGCATAARMVYEALGATDTMGFSQVAHGSSHCQLPSNQNADVAAFFNRFLLGQNAVDTKIWKPDAKLSLDLKRYVDWTAPKLV is encoded by the coding sequence ATGCATCGATTTGGCGCTGCATCGGTTTTCCTCGCTGGGCTTGCCGCCGGCCAATCCTGCGGGACACTGCCAGCgaccatctccttctccggaAACGCCATTAAGCTGCCCGATCCGTTTACCTTCCTGAACGGGTCTAAGGTTACGACCGAAGCCGAATGGCGCTGccggagggaggagattagTGCCATTATCCAACGCTACGAACTAGGTCCCATGCCCGCGGCCCCCGAGGTGAAAGCATCCGTCAGCGGCACCCGGCTTAGCATCACTGTTACGGCTAACGGCAAAACCTTAACCATGACACCAACCATCCGACTGCCTTCATCTGGCCAGGGGCCATTCCCGGCTCTCATCGCGCTGGGCGGCGCCTCGATTCCAGTCCCGGCCAGCGTTGCGCTCATCACCTACAACAACGAGGAAATTGCCGCCACCGACCCCCGCGGCAAAGGCAAGTACTTCGACTTGTACGGCACATCCTCCACAACGGGCGGCCTCGTCGCCTGGGCCTGGGGCGCCAGCCGGATCGTGGACGCCCTCGAGCAGCTTGGCCCCGAGACGACCAAGATCGACGCCAAGCGCGTCGCCATCACGGGCTGCTCGCGCAACGGCAAGGGTGCGATGGTTGCGGGCGCCTTCGACAACCGGATCCGGCTGACGATCCCACAGGAGGGCGGATCGGGCGCGATGGGATGCTGGCGCATCGTCGgtgagatgaagaggaacGGCACCAAGACGGAGGACGCAGCGCAGATCGTCAACGGCGACCAGTGGTTCGCAACTGAGTTCTCCAAGTACGTCAAAGCCCTTGACAAGCTGCCGCACGACCACCATATGCTGGCCGCCATGATTGCCCCCCGCCCCTTCCTAGTCATTGAGAACTCCGGAATCGATTATCTCGGCCCCATCAGCTCCTACGGCTGCGCTACCGCCGCGAGGATGGTCTACGAGGCCCTTGGCGCAACTGACACCATGGGCTTCTCCCAGGTCGCCCACGGTTCCTCACACTGCCAGCTCCCGTCCAATCAGAATGCCGACGTCGCAGCCTTCTTCAATCGTTTCTTATTGGGGCAGAACGCTGTCGATACCAAGATTTGGAAGCCTGACGCGAAGCTAAGCTTAGATCTGAAGCGATATGTGGACTGGACCGCACCAAAACTAGTGTAG
- a CDS encoding hypothetical protein (CAZy:GH2; COG:G; EggNog:ENOG503P0GE), with amino-acid sequence MLKAANAVSVASRQQQSVAPVSRERISLNRGWHFQRWESNPDKIVYDVLKSWILPSANDFISDPTKHYKRPTGNPSGNIPFTAATYDDSDWEAVDLPHDWAAKGPFYTADNAVVGGGMGRLPIQGVAWYRRKLFIGPEDQSRRVYLDIDGAMSYAMVWINGYLAGGWPFGYNSFRIDLTPYLKPGDNNQLAIRLDNPVQSSRWYPGSGLYRNVWLVKVDETHVGHWGTFITTEGATAETATIQLSVQVENSGKEDREIEILTEVHGFDPKTGKPDKSVLAEFASKVITVTAGRKRTVSTSATIEKPQLWGPPPTQRPNLHVAVTRLVTGNKTIDTYETRFGIRALKATGEGLLVNGERIYLQGVNQHHDLGAIGAAFNYRAAQRQLEILRELGSNAIRMAHNPPAPELLDLADEMGFLVMDEAFDCWQKQKNPNDFHLIFDDWSEADVRAMMRRDRNHPSIFAWSIGNEVGEQTDGANGERIGRRLSAIVHEEDPFRGSTASMNVAKPNQPFPKALDVMSLNYQGEGIRDSAPLYPDFHRAFPNALLLSSETAAALSTRGTYFFPVAKEFSAPHTDQPGGGGNPQLRQVSAYELYTMPFGASPDKVFQKQDENPYVAGEFVWTGWDYLGEPTPYYSARSSYFGIVDLCGFKKDRFYLYQARWRPDLKTAHLLPHWNWPARKGEVTPVHVFSAANEAELFLNGRTQGRIKKEASNYRFRWDNVKYEAGELHVVTYKDGKVWANDTVHTTGPPARLRLRADRAHIEADGYDLSFLTLEVVDEGGEVVPDASNFVTFAVSSGEGEIVATDNGNPYDMAAFTSKQRKAFSGMALSIVRAKPGVKGAFTVTATAGQLLGANVTIVTQ; translated from the exons ATGCTCAAAGCTGCCAACGCTGTTTCCGTCGCATCTCGACAACAACAGAGTGTGGCTCCTGTTAGTCGTGAACGCATCAGCCTCAACAGGGGCTGGCACTTCCAACGCTGGGAATCCAACCCGGACAAGATCGTCTATGAC GTACTAAAGTCATGGATCCTCCCTTCGGCGAACGATTTCATTAGCGATCCAACTAAGCACTACAAGCGGCCCACAGGCAATCCCAGCGGCAATATACCCTTCACGGCGGCAACATATGACGACAGCGACTGGGAGGCGGTAGACTTGCCACACGACTGGGCCGCCAAGGGCCCGTTCTACACGGCCGACAATGCCGTAGTCGGCGGTGGTATGGGCCGTCTGCCAATCCAAGGCGTTGCTTGGTACCGTCGCAAGCTGTTCATAGGTCCTGAGGACCAAAGCAGACGGGTGTACTTGGACATCGATGGCGCCATGTCGTATGCCATGGTCTGGATCAATGGTTATCTGGCTGGTGGCTGGCCTTTTGGTTACAACTCGTTCCGTATTGACCTCACGCCGTACCTCAAGCCAGGTGACAATAACCAGTTAGCCATACGTCTCGATAACCCGGTCCAGTCGTCTCGTTGGTATCCCGGCAGCGGTCTCTACCGTAACGTCTGGCTGGTGAAGGTTGATGAGACACACGTGGGTCACTGGGGCACGTTCATCACGACCGAGGGCGCGACTGCCGAGACGGCGACCATTCAGCTATCCGTGCAGGTTGAAAATAGCGGCAAGGAGGATCGGGAAATTGAAATCCTTACCGAGGTACACGGCTTCGACCCCAAGACCGGGAAGCCAGACAAAAGCGTACTGGCCGAGTTCGCCTCCAAAGTGATCACCGTTACTGCCGGCCGGAAGCGGACAGTCAGCACTTCGGCCACGATAGAGAAGCCGCAGCTCTGGGGCCCGCCACCAACGCAAAGGCCGAATCTGCACGTGGCGGTGACGCGGCTGGTCACGGGCAACAAGACGATCGACACGTACGAGACGCGCTTTGGCATCCGCGCCCTGAAGGCTACCGGTGAGGGTCTGCTAGTCAACGGCGAGCGTATCTACCTCCAAGGAGTTAACCAGCACCATGATCTAGGCGCTATTGGTGCTGCTTTCAACTACCGCGCGGCGCAGCGTCAACTGGAGATACTCCGCGAGCTCGGGAGTAACGCAATACGCATGGCGCATAACCCACCCGCCCCTGAGCTGCTCGATCTGGCGGATGAGATGGGCTTTCTCGTCATGGACGAGGCCTTTGACTGCtggcagaagcagaagaaccCAAATGATTTCCACCTCATCTTTGACGATTGGTCCGAAGCTGACGTGCGGGCCATGATGCGCCGCGACCGAAACCATCCCTCCATCTTCGCCTGGAGCATCGGGAATGAGGTGGGTGAACAGACGGACGGGGCGAACGGCGAGAGAATCGGCCGGCGGCTGAGCGCCATCGTCCACGAAGAGGACCCCTTCCGCGGCAGCACGGCTTCGATGAACGTGGCGAAGCCGAACCAACCGTTCCCAAAGGCTCTCGATGTAATGAGTCTCAACTACCAAGGCGAAGGCATCCGCGATTCAG CACCCCTTTACCCGGACTTCCACAGAGCCTTCCCCaatgcccttcttctcagcaGTGAGACAGCCGCAGCCCTCAGCACCCGCGGCACGTATTTCTTCCCCGTGGCCAAAGAATTCAGCGCACCACACACCGACCAacccggcggtggtggcaacCCACAACTGCGGCAGGTGAGCGCCTACGAGCTGTACACGATGCCGTTCGGTGCTTCACCCGACAAGGTGTTCCAGAAGCAGGATGAAAACCCGTACGTCGCTGGCGAATTCGTCTGGACAGGCTGGGACTACCTGGGCGAGCCAACGCCATACTACTCGGCGCGTAGCTCGTACTTTGGTATCGTCGACCTCTGTGGCTTCAAGAAAGACCGGTTTTACCTGTACCAAGCGCGGTGGCGGCCGGATCTCAAGACTGCCCATCTCCTTCCGCACTGGAACTGGCCTGCCCGCAAGGGCGAGGTGACCCCCGTGCATgtcttctccgccgccaatGAGGCCGAGCTCTTCCTGAACGGCAGAACTCAGGGTAGGATAAAGAAAGAGGCCTCCAACTATCGTTTCCGGTGGGACAATGTCAAGTACGAGGCTGGTGAGCTGCATGTCGTAACCTACAAGGACGGTAAGGTGTGGGCGAACGACACCGTTCACACCACCGGGCCTCCCGCGCGGCTACGACTACGAGCTGACCGCGCCCATATCGAGGCCGACGGTTACGATCTGTCGTTCCTTACGCTCGaagtggttgatgagggcggtgaggttgtCCCGGATGCGAGCAACTTTGTTACCTTCGCTGTTTCCTCCGGAGAGGGCGAGATCGTGGCCACCGACAACGGAAACCCCTACGACATGGCCGCATTCACGTCCAAGCAGCGCAAGGCCTTCAGTGGCATGGCGCTGTCCATTGTGCGTGCAAAGCCGGGTGTGAAGGGCGCCTTCACCGTGACAGCGACGGCGGGGCAGCTTCTTGGTGCAAATGTTACGATAGTAACACAGTAA
- a CDS encoding hypothetical protein (EggNog:ENOG503P0B4; COG:S), whose protein sequence is MTFVPRLLLWSSFVLSGILDSVNARPGPRPSLLNRRAANDTGRPCGALFDIIEEDLKLQFFPVFNASDVYSCLTAVPFLKDVGLRFIEYYNTTLQFQSTLAYLESPPAEYQQPAVDVVAELGRVKQKVLDDQYTRQLDFEYDIHSIVHAIHDDHVNLYIGITAAFSFASPFDFVSASLDGKALPRIYLKDDIVKARNNGWAEEPSPVATINGADATEFLAQFSSRNAFGYLESHADWNDMFEHPTNDIQGFYGTLGGQLLFYPGNGLDDTFNVKLEDGTEWNDNWLALLNQIHSPGPLETAGDFYNYFVLGLAPPVEVIEDSSDSGLVFDFEGEDGLKLIEIKIDTDWLEESDEAFPKPEVAQPFLTISGGGVVTGYFQDDVGILSIPTFEQFPEEAKNFSNAVQEFITKAEDRNVKKIIIDLQQNRGGSPNLAFDTFRRFFPQEPDSLPWTWAGSRRRSHPLGDLVGDTITEWWKGLDPEDDVQLFDQWDEAANEFVVATKINPLTNTTYDNWAQYSPGSASYREDTFSKVERLNLSDDQVLYSAFSIETVEDDPYGYGGNPVTTKQAWKPEDIVILTDGLCSSTCSLFVGFMTQAGVRTIVAGGRPETGPMQAVSGSRGTRAYSNHILDWIFQFTGQLLPDNSSLPNIPIDYETRDTGLWIHHAGLNLRDEILKSDWEKDPNTEHVPRQFQYEAAHCRIFYTVRNIYNMTQLWSDVAKAAWTDPSLCVDDSTGYAKLANQPAPVPAPTRPTAQDAQIVINTTTTRGGPGQDPDGVPIFNEGDIVAGFTVQKAGLEPCGAGDKCPSNSICEPVKVVCANGERPKATEAKYCLPLCKPAVDTCAHFASDVKINGALRCDLRYEAVTKSRKHDFVGLCSPREGIKPQNLCPGRPTA, encoded by the exons ATGACGTTCGTTCCCAGATTGCTCCTCTGGAGCAGCTTCGTTCTTTCAGGCATTTTGGACTCTGTCAATGCCAGGCCGGGACCGCGTCCGAGTCTACTCAATCGACGTGCGGCAAACGATACGGGCAGACCATGTGGTGCGCTCTTCGATATCATTGAGGAGGACCTCAAGCTAC AGTTCTTCCCCGTATTCAACGCCTCTGACGTCTACTCTTGTTTAACCGCCGTCCCCTTCCTCAAAGACGTTGGACTCCGCTTCATCGAGTACTACAACACCACCTTGCAGTTCCAAAGCACTTTGGCCTACCTCGAGTCTCCTCCTGCCGAgtatcaacaaccagcagtCGACGTGGTTGCCGAACTTGGGAGAGTCAAGCAGAAGGTCCTCGATGATCAGTACACCAGACAATTGGATTTCGAATACGACATCCACTCCATCGTCCACGCCATCCACGACGACCATGTCAATCTCTACATTGGCATCACCGCCGCTTTCAGCTTTGCAAGCCCTTTCGACTTCGTCTCTGCCTCTCTGGATGGGAAAGCACTACCAAGAATCTACCTGAAGGATGATATTGTGAAAGCACGGAACAACGGCTGGGCGGAAGAGCCGTCTCCAGTGGCAACCATCAATGGTGCTGATGCCACTGAATTCCTTGCCCAGTTCTCCAGCCGGAACGCGTTTGGCTATCTCGAAAGTCATGCCGATTGGAACGACATGTTTGAGCACCCCACCAACGATATCCAGGGCTTCTACGGCACTCTGGGCGGTCAACTCCTGTTCTATCCGGGCAATGGACTTGACGACACTTTTAACGTGAAGCTAGAGGATGGAACCGAATGGAACGACAACTGGCTCGCTCTCCTGAATCAAATCCACAGCCCTGGACCTCTCGAGACTGCTGGGGACTTTTACAACTATTTCGTCCTCGGCTTAGCGCCGCCAGTGGAAGTCATCGAGGACTCATCGGATTCCGGTCTCGTCTTTGACTttgaaggagaggatggctTGAAACTTATCGAGATCAAGATCGATACGGACTGGTTAGAAGAGAGTGACGAGGCATTCCCAAAGCCCGAAGTTGCGCAGCCGTTTCTCACTATTTCTGGCGGTGGAGTAGTCACCGGCTACTTCCAGGATGACGTTGGAATTCTTTCCATCCCGACCTTCGAGCAGTTCCCCGAAGAGGCCAAGAATTTCAGCAACGCAGTCCAGGAGTTCATCACCAAGGCGGAGGACAGGAACGTGAAAAAGATCATCATCGATCTCCAACAGAACCGAGGTGGATCCCCCAACCTTGCCTTCGACACATTCCGTCGTTTCTTCCCCCAGGAGCCTGATTCCCTGCCGTGGACCTGGGCTGGCAGTCGCAGACGAAGCCATCCTCTGGGTGATTTGGTGGGAGATACCATTACCGAGTGGTGGAAAGGGTTGGATCCCGAAGACGATGTGCAACTGTTTGATCAGTGGGACGAGGCAGCCAACGAGTTTGTCGTCGCCACCAAAATCAACCCTCTCACAAACACTACGTATGACAACTGGGCCCAGTACAGTCCCGGATCGGCCAGCTACCGCGAGGATACGTTCTCAAAAGTCGAGAGGCTGAACCTCTCCGACGATCAAGTTCTTTACTCGGCATTCAGCATCGAGACGGTGGAAGACGACCCGTACGGCTATGGCGGCAATCctgtcaccaccaagcagGCGTGGAAGCCCGAAGACATCGTCATTCTCACTGATGGCCTCTGCTCGTCCACCTGCTCCCTCTTTGTTGGGTTCATGACCCAAGCGGGTGTACGTACCATCGTCGCTGGTGGCCGTCCCGAGACGGGTCCGATGCAAGCTGTCTCTGGAAGCCGTGGCACACGCGCTTACTCCAACCATATTCTCGACTGGATATTCCAGTTCACCGGCCAACTCCTCCCGGACAACTCGTCACTCCCAAACATTCCAATCGACTACGAAACAAGAGACACCGGGCTCTGGATTCACCACGCCGGGCTTAACCTGCGCGATGAGATCCTCAAGTCTGACTGGGAGAAGGATCCCAACACCGAGCACGTCCCGAGGCAGTTCCAGTACGAGGCCGCCCACTGTCGCATTTTCTACACTGTCCGCAACATCTACAACATGACACAGCTGTGGAGCGATGTCGCCAAAGCTGCCTGGACAGACCCCAGTCTCTGCGTCGACGACTCGACGGGATACGCCAAATTGGCCAACCAGCCTGCTCCTGTCCCAGCTCCCACCCGGCCCACCGCTCAAGACGCCCAAATagtcatcaacaccacgacTACCCGAGGCGGCCCCGGCCAAGACCCCGACGGTGTCCCCATCTTCAACGAAGGCGACATCGTAGCCGGCTTCACCGTCCAAAAAGCCGGCCTCGAGCCATGCGGAGCAGGTGACAAGTGCCCAAGCAACTCCATATGTGAGCCTGTCAAGGTCGTCTGCGCCAACGGGGAGAGGCCCAAGGCGACCGAGGCAAAGTACTGCCTCCCTCTGTGCAAGCCGGCAGTGGACACCTGCGCACATTTTGCTAGTGATGTCAAGATTAACGGTGCGTTGAGGTGCGATCTGAGGTATGAGGCTGTGACCAAGAGCAGGAAGCATGATTTTGTAGGGTTGTGTTcgccgagggaggggatCAAGCCGCAGAATTTGTGTCCGGGGAGGCCGACGGCTTGA
- a CDS encoding hypothetical protein (EggNog:ENOG503PBP9; COG:S): MSSPSQVVDGVIISSNPADCLGPPAPWFFDYIFDSLEYDRWVKSVPSRLLRLVGGPGSGKTSFAALAVNRLRQNDQAHHNHQKPPLVLSVFLKPLTVRDASAAVHQEQNAIPFGVQFLAEIERQIDAKIGVNSDLSPPPSPQTQIDGTALLNSIRFKLFRLSDVWLVVDDLDCLWPIRKEYLEVEERLEQLRGIGVRVLLTSRTPFQLSTLKPICDVSLENEYDHDEEQHEGRPGLITWWECNLDHDSTGGPFWICQKCKEAGSHSPPELTSNPFPVTFEISNAPEPSMKSLIIHNLQLEHGRFWPLEPPFRSHQDEYPPLSCLGRRLISGSTTEEPSREAVDFVVKLVQLSYGNPSMALLLLETIHQAETLDAAMAKSDRFPKSVVEMFDLLIDAQIRSRLLDKTSPREVRARAMLALHAIRIVGNAEKDPKFSGVEFESLKTKLLEESDRCGSHGFEDLLVSVDVEVVDEVIGAAGGLLAVGTMGTGYYVRCFHPDFYNYVKERYNEFVSEWEYTITPATTLPKTTNITPSGSLPQIQSWIHECSTSHERCQAIQSSTSSSWLPTRLIDVSNPSKIHIITTSPSMKERYTTLSHCWGRIEIIKLIQANYAQLTDPSVGVNWDKLTKTFQDAITVTRALGVKYIWIDSLCIVQGDGEKAPGDFKTEGQLMHLVYRNSFLNLAGADSKDGSQGLFRSYEETPRQRVLHEPVKIEGERGIAGEWYILPKDYWRHELLDKILYTRGWVFQERMLAPRILHFSTNQLLWDCATLSASESLPQGLPRQIDTISATERHWRERLLLMRSTPANQPALIRAGTADDSLETFWINSVRNYTRCELTNYISDRLQAIWGVAKVVRDGLREKGSWDENDHQEEEYAAGLWSKNLYLQLAWRVVNPRLREETRLPGLQGIHPSWSWASTIGEISLQSRLPLAGTWYRVRHHDGGEVRFEVKCLGDVEGSSELVARGVEPKRDHQPELVGKTLAVRGVTVRGCWDQKTQGVRVPVVDVAVVKRFDFFPDVVLEEGREVYLLVLSAHETDEQGQLVMVDDSASGSEVSWRKPKVTYNSGTGLMLEGGVGVENEYKRIGAFRFQGLGKDDMRVLVDETEVKNIWIL, from the exons ATGTCTTCACCTTCACAAGTTGTTGACGGGGTTATCATCTCGTCCAATCCTGCCGACTGCCTGGGACCGCCGGCACCATGGTTTTTTGACTACATTTTTGACAGCTTGGAGTATGATCGCTGGGTCAAGAGCGTTCCTTCTCGCCTTCTGAGGCTGGTAGGTGGCCCAGGATCCGGCAAGACTTCGTTCGCCGCACTGGCAGTAAACCGTCTTCGACAGAATGATCAAGCCCATCATAACCATCAAAAGCCGCCTCTTGTCTTATCAGTATTTCTCAAGCCCCTCACTGTTCGTGATGCCAGCGCAGCGGTTCACCAGGAACAAAACGCCATTCCATTCGGCGTTCAATTCTTGGCGGAGATTGAGAGACAAATAGATGCCAAGATCGGTGTCAACAGCGATCtttctccacctccctcccctcagaCTCAGATCGACGGTACAGCACTTCTCAACAGTATCAGATTCAAGCTCTTCCGACTCTCAGACGTCTGGCTTGTGGTGGACGACCTCGACTGTCTGTGGCCTATCAGGAAAGAATATCTCGAAGTGGAAGAACGACTGGAGCAACTTCGTGGCATTGGCGTCAGAGTCCTCCTCACCTCTCGTACTCCTTTTCAACTCTCTACTCTGAAACCAATTTGCGACGTTTCTCTCGAGAATGAGTACGATCACGATGAAGAACAACATGAAGGTCGACCTGGTCTGATAACGTGGTGGGAATGTAATTTGGACCACGATAGCACTGGAGGGCCCTTCTGGATCTGCCAGAAGTGCAAAGAGGCTGG ATCACATTCTCCCCCAGAACTCACCAGCAACCCATTTCCCGTGACATTCGAAATCAGCAACGCCCCCGAGCCCAGCATGAAGTCCTTGATCAtccacaacctccagctCGAACACGGACGATTCTGGCCGCTCGAACCTCCCTTCAGATCTCACCAAGATGAATACCCTCCCTTATCCTGCCTTGGCAGACGCTTGATATCCGGTAGTACCACGGAAGAACCCTCAAGAGAGGCCGTTGACTTTGTGGTCAAGTTGGTCCAGCTGTCTTACGGCAACCCCAGCATGGCCTTGCTTCTGCTCGAGACAATCCACCAGGCCGAGACCCTTGATGCGGCGATGGCCAAAAGTGACAGGTTCCCGAAGAGCGTCGTGGAGATGTTTGACTTGTTGATAGATGCGCAGATACGAAGTCGGTTACTGGACAAGACGTCGCCAAGAGAGGTGAGGGCCAGGGCAATGCTGGCGTTGCATGCCATTCGAATTGTGGGCAACGCAGAGAAAGACCCCAAGTTTTCCGGTGTTGAATTTGAGAGTCTTAAGACGAAGCTTCTGGAAGAAAGTGACAGATGTGGAAGTCATGGATTTGAAGACTTACTCGTTTCTGTAGACGTTGAAGTTGTTGACGAGGTAATTGGCGCTGCAGGGGGCCTGTTGGCAGTTGGAACGATGGGCACTGGGTACTATGTGAGATGCTTTCATCCTGACTTCTACAACTACGTCAAGGAACGGTATAATGAGTTTGTGTCTGAGTGGGAAT ACACAATcacaccagcaaccaccctccccaagaCCACAAACATAACCCCCTCTGGATCTCTTCCCCAGATCCAATCCTGGATACACGAAtgctccacctcccacgaAAGATGCCAAGCCATTcaatcctccacctcttcctcgtgGCTCCCGACTCGCCTGATCGACGtatccaacccatccaaaatccacatcatcaccaccagcccctcCATGAAGGAACGCTACACCACGCTGTCACATTGTTGGGGCAGGATCGAAATCATCAAGCTGATCCAGGCCAACTATGCCCAACTCACCGACCCGTCCGTTGGCGTGAACTGGGAcaagctcaccaagaccTTCCAAGACGCCATCACCGTGACCAGGGCCCTCGGGGTCAAGTACATCTGGATCGACTCGCTCTGTATCGTCCAGGGGGATGGCGAGAAGGCGCCTGGGGATTTCAAGACAGAGGGGCAGCTGATGCATCTTGTGTATAGGAATAGCTTCCTCAACCTTGCCGGCGCTGACTCCAAGGATGGAAGCCAGGGGCTCTTCAGGTCGTACGAAGAGACCCCCAGACAGAGGGTGTTGCATGAACCTGTCAAGATCGAGGGTGAGCGTGGGATAGCGGGGGAGTGGTACATCCTCCCAAAAGATTACTGGCGCCACGAGCTACTCGACAAAATCCTCTACACCAGAGGCTGGGTCTTCCAAG AGCGCATGCTCGCTCCCCGAATCCTCCACTTCTCCACCAATCAACTCCTCTGGGACTGCGCGACCCTCTCCGCTTCCGAGTCCCTCCCCCAAGGTCTCCCCCGACAAATCGACACCATCTCCGCCACCGAACGCCACTGGCGAgagcgcctcctcctcatgcgATCAACCCCCGCTAATCAGCCCGCTCTTATCAGAGCCGGAACAGCAGATGACTCCCTGGAAACCTTCTGGATAAATTCTGTCAGAAATTACACCCGCTGCGAACTAACAAACTACATCTCCGACCGCCTCCAAGCCATATGGGGCGTCGCAAAGGTTGTGCGGGACGGGCTAAGGGAAAAGGGCTCTTGGGATGAGAACGACCAccaagaggaggagtacGCCGCTGGTTTGTGGAGCAAGAATTTGTATCTTCAGTTAGCATGGAGGGTGGTTAAcccgaggttgagggaggagacgagATTGCCTGGGTTGCAGGGGATACACCCCAGTTGGTCGTGGGCGTCGACTATAGGGGAGATTTCCCTCCAATCGAGGCTTCCGCTGGCGGGGACTTGGTACCGGGTTAGGCACCATGacgggggggaggttaggTTTGAGGTGAAGTgtcttggtgatgtggaGGGGAGTTCGGAGTTGGTGGCTAGAGGGGTGGAGCCGAAGAGGGATCACCAGCCTGAGTTGGTTGGTAAGACGCTTGCGGTCAGGGGGGTGACGGTGAGGGGGTGCTGGGATCAAAAGACACAAGGGGTTCGGGTACCAGTGGTGGATGTGGCAGTGGTGAAGAGATTTGACTTTTTCCCGGATGTcgtcttggaggaggggagggaggtgtatTTGCTCGTGCTATCGGCGCATGAAACGGACGAGCAAGGgcagttggtgatggtggatgaTTCGGCTTCTGGATCTGAAGTGTCATGGAGGAAGCCAAAGGTGACGTATAATTCTGGGACCGGGTTGATGCTAGAAGGGGGTGTGGGCGTTGAAAATGAGTATAAGCGCATTGGAGCGTTCCGTTTCCAGGGGCTGGGGAAAGATGATATGAGGGTCCTAGTCGACGAGACGGAAGTGAAGAATATTTGGATTCTCTGA